A DNA window from Camelina sativa cultivar DH55 chromosome 17, Cs, whole genome shotgun sequence contains the following coding sequences:
- the LOC104756126 gene encoding homeobox-leucine zipper protein HDG12 gives MNMEFFGDSQNHDGSETDKKNKKKKRFHRHTPHQIQRLESTFNECQHPDEKQRTQLSRELGLAPRQIKFWFQNRRTQKKAQHERADNCALKEENDKIRCENIAIREAIKHAICPNCGDSPLNDDAYFDEQKLRIENAQLRDELERVSSIAAKFIGRPISHLPPLLNPMHVSPLELFHSGPSLDFDLLPGSCSSMAVPNLPSQPNLVLSEMDKSLMTNIAVTAMEELLKLLQTNEPLWINTDGSRDVLNLESYENIFPRSSTSGGKKNNLRMEASRSSGVVFTNALILVDMLMDSVKSADLFPSIVAASKTLAVISSGLRGNHGDALHLMIEELQVLSPLVATREFCVLRYCQQIEHGTWAIANVSYEFPQFVSQSRSYRFPSGCLIQDMSNGYSKVTWVEHAEFEEQEPIHEIFKDSVHKGLAFGAERWISTLQRMCERFTNLLEPATSSLELGGVIPSPEGKRSIMRLAHRMVSNFCFSVGTSHNTRSTVVSGLDEFAVRVTSRKSRHEPNGMVLCAATSFWLPNSPQNVFNFLKDERTRPQWDVLSNGNSVQEVANITNGSNPGNCISVLRGFNASSSAQNNMLILQESCIDSSGAALVIYTPVDIPALNIAMSGQDTSCIPILPSGFAITPDGSSKGGSLITVGFQIMVSGMQPAKLNMESMETVNNLINTTVHQIKTTLNCPSTA, from the exons ATGAACATGGAGTTTTTCGGTGACAGCCAAAATCACGACGGCTCTGAAACCgataagaagaacaagaagaagaagcgatttCACCGTCACACTCCTCACCAGATCCAACGCCTCGAATC TACTTTCAATGAGTGTCAGCATCCAGATGAGAAACAGAGGACTCAACTTAGTAGAGAATTGGGTTTAGCTCCAAGACAGATCAAGTTCTGGTTTCAAAACAGAAGAACACAAAAGaag gCACAACACGAGAGAGCTGATAATTGTGCACTGAAAGAAGAGAATGATAAGATTCGTTGCGAAAACATTGCCATTAGAGAAGCTATTAAACATGCCATTTGCCCCAACTGTGGTGACTCTCCTCTTAATGACGACGCTTACTTTGATGAACAAAAGCTTCGCATCGAAAATGCACAGCTTAGAGatgag CTCGAAAGGGTTTCGAGCATTGCTGCTAAATTCATAGGGAGACCAATCTCTCATCTTCCACCATTGCTAAATCCTATGCATGTTTCGCCATTAGAGTTATTCCATAGCGGTCCTTCACTTGATTTTGATCTTCTTCCAGGAAGTTGTTCTTCAATGGCTGTTCCTAATTTGCCATCTCAACCAAACTTGGTTTTATCAGAGATGGATAAGTCTCTTATGACCAACATTGCTGTCACCGCTATGGAAGAATTGCTTAAGCTTCTTCAAACTAATGAGCCTCTATGGATCAACACTGATGGATCTAGAGACGTTCTCAATCTTGAAAGCTATGAGAATATATTTCCAAGATCAAGTACTAGTGGTGGAAAGAAGAATAACCTTCGAATGGAAGCATCTAGATCTTCTGGTGTTGTTTTCACTAATGCTTTGATACTTGTGGACATGCTCATGGATTCT GTCAAATCAGCAGATCTCTTTCCCTCTATCGTTGCAGCGTCTAAAACTCTTGCAGTGATTTCATCAGGATTGCGTGGAAACCATGGAGATGCATTACATTTG ATGATTGAAGAGCTTCAGGTGCTTTCGCCATTGGTAGCCACACGTGAGTTCTGTGTGCTAAGATACTGTCAGCAGATTGAACATGGAACTTGGGCTATTGCAAATGTCTCCTATGAGTTTCCTCAGTTTGTATCTCAATCTCGGTCATATAGATTTCCTTCTGGTTGCCTGATTCAAGATATGTCCAATGGCTATTCAAAG GTTACTTGGGTTGAACATGCTGAATTCGAGGAGCAAGAACCGATTCATGAGATATTTAAAGATAGTGTTCATAAAGGGTTAGCTTTTGGAGCTGAACGTTGGATCTCTACTCTTCAACGAATGTGTGAGAGGTTCACGAATCTATTGGAACCTGCAACATCATCCCTTGAACTTGGTGGAG TGATTCCATCGCCAGAAGGGAAGAGAAGTATAATGAGACTAGCTCACAGGATGGTAAGCAACTTCTGCTTTAGTGTTGGCACATCTCACAACACGCGCTCAACTGTTGTCTCCGGACTGGATGAATTTGCTGTCCGTGTGACTTCGCGTAAGAGCCGACATGAACCAAATGGGATGGTTCTATGTGCAGCCACCAGTTTCTGGCTCCCAAACTCTCCACAGAACGTTTTCAATTTCCTCAAAGATGAAAGAACTCGGCCTCAG TGGGACGTCCTTTCAAATGGGAACTCTGTTCAAGAAGTTGCTAATATTACAAACGGATCAAATCCTGGAAACTGCATATCAGTTCTTCGT gGTTTTAATGCATCTTCATCAGCACAAAACAACATGCTGATCCTACAAGAAAGCTGCATAGACTCATCAGGTGCAGCGCTTGTGATATACACTCCAGTGGATATACCAGCATTGAACATAGCAATGAGCGGTCAAGACACATCTTGTATTCCCATTTTACCCTCTGGTTTTGCCATTACACCAGACGGAAGCAGCAAAGGAGGATCATTGATAACGGTTGGGTTTCAGATAATGGTGAGTGGTATGCAACCGGCAAAACTGAACATGGAGTCAATGGAGACAGTAAATAATCTCATCAATACTACTGTCCACCAAATTAAAACCACCTTGAATTGTCCTTCAACTGCTTGA
- the LOC104756125 gene encoding serine/threonine-protein phosphatase 7 long form homolog isoform X1 codes for MLFVPLVCPSFKILTMPVLYEQDKHVSSAILTGQERGVLRCQERTSLLHHWKLNKEQIELVDKAGFGWFRLIGSISLNNSLISALVERWRRETNTFHFPCGEMTITLDEVSLILGLAVDGKPVVGVKEKDEDPSQVCLRLLGKLPKSELSGNRVTAKWLKENFAECPKGATTKEIEYHSRAFLIYLVGSTIFATTDPSKISVDYLILFEDFEKAGEYAWGAAALAFLYRQIGNASQRSQSIIGGCLTLLQCWSYFHLNIDRPKRTTRQFPLALLWKGRQQSRSKNDLFKYRKALDDLDPSNVSWCPFEGDLDIVPQSFKDNLLLGRSRTKLIGPKVVEWHFPDRCMKQFGLCQVIPGEVPPRRNEKHHDEDLVEDMNTADEEWMRRRENIVENEGGNGDESEYMQWFNSITVPKLHRDTSLEADIMNVQAAILQFDEVASTLSLEDLHPEEREAIEEAVMCMSNALRVGDWYEASTTNKRKRREEQQQTDWSE; via the exons ATGTTGTTCGTCCCACTGGTTTGTCCCAGTTTCAAA ATACTGACCATGCCCGTCCTTTACGAGCAAGATAAGCACGTCTCCTCTGCTATTCTGACCGGACAG GAGAGAGGTGTGCTTAGATGCCAGGAACGGACCTCATTGCTTCATCACTGGAAGCTCAATAAGGAGCAGATAGAATTGGTGGACAAAGCTGGTTTCGGTTGGTTTCGCCTAATAGGATCTATTAGCTTAAACAATTCACTTATCTCTGCCCTTGTCGAGAGATGGCGTAGAGAAACCAACACGTTTCACTTCCCTTGTGGCGAAATGACTATCACTCTCGATGAGGTGTCGTTGATCCTCGGTCTTGCTGTTGATGGCAAACCTGTCGTTGgtgttaaagaaaaagatgaggaCCCTTCTCAAGTATGCCTCAGGCTTTTGGGGAAACTACCAAAAAGTGAATTGAGTGGTAATCGAGTCACTGCGAAATGGTTGAAGGAGAATTTTGCAGAGTGTCCAAAGGGAGCTACAACGAAAGAGATTGAGTATCACAGTCGTGCTTTTCTTATATACCTTGTTGGGAGTACCATTTTTGCAACTACAGATCCCAGTAAGATCTCTGTTGATTACCTTATTCTCTTTGAGGATTTTGAGAAAGCTGGAGAATACGCTTGGGGTGCTGCAGCGCTTGCTTTCTTATATAGACAAATTGGTAATGCCTCTCAACGGTCTCAGAGTATCATTGGTGGCTGCTTGACACTCTTACAG TGTTGGAGTTACTTCCATCTTAATATTGATCGGCCAAAGAGAACCACCCGGCAATTTCCACTGGCACTTTTGTGGAAAGGAAGGCAACAGAGTCGATCGAAGAATGACTTGTTTAAGTATCGCAAGGCACTTGATGATCTGGATCCATCAAAT GTTAGTTGGTGCCCCTTTGAAGGAGATCTTGACATTGTGCCACAAAGTTTCAAAGATAATCTACTACTTGGAAGGTCCAGAACAAAGTTGATTGGTCCAAAAGTAGTAGAATGGCACTTCCCAGATCGATGCATGAAGCAGTTTGGTCTGTGCCAAGTAATCCCGGGAGAAGTTCCTCCCAGAAGAAACGAGAAACACCATGACGAAGACTTAGTGGAAGATATGAACACAGCAGACGAAGAATGGATGAGACGAAGGGAAAACATTGTGGAGAATGAAGGAGGAAACGGTGATGAAAGTGAATATATGCAGTGGTTCAATAGCATCACAGTCCCGAAGCTTCACAGAGATACAAGTCTCGAAGCTGATATAATGAATGTG CAAGCTGCTATACTACAATTTGACGAGGTGGCCTCAACGTTATCATTAGAGGATCTACATCCAGAGGAAAGAGAAGCAATCGAAGAAGCAGTGATGTGTATGTCCAATGCCTTGAGAGTAGGAGATTGGTACGAAGCGTCAACAACAAATAAACGCAAGCGGAGAgaggaacaacaacaaacgGATTGGAGCGAATGA
- the LOC104756125 gene encoding serine/threonine-protein phosphatase 7 long form homolog isoform X2 yields MPVLYEQDKHVSSAILTGQERGVLRCQERTSLLHHWKLNKEQIELVDKAGFGWFRLIGSISLNNSLISALVERWRRETNTFHFPCGEMTITLDEVSLILGLAVDGKPVVGVKEKDEDPSQVCLRLLGKLPKSELSGNRVTAKWLKENFAECPKGATTKEIEYHSRAFLIYLVGSTIFATTDPSKISVDYLILFEDFEKAGEYAWGAAALAFLYRQIGNASQRSQSIIGGCLTLLQCWSYFHLNIDRPKRTTRQFPLALLWKGRQQSRSKNDLFKYRKALDDLDPSNVSWCPFEGDLDIVPQSFKDNLLLGRSRTKLIGPKVVEWHFPDRCMKQFGLCQVIPGEVPPRRNEKHHDEDLVEDMNTADEEWMRRRENIVENEGGNGDESEYMQWFNSITVPKLHRDTSLEADIMNVQAAILQFDEVASTLSLEDLHPEEREAIEEAVMCMSNALRVGDWYEASTTNKRKRREEQQQTDWSE; encoded by the exons ATGCCCGTCCTTTACGAGCAAGATAAGCACGTCTCCTCTGCTATTCTGACCGGACAG GAGAGAGGTGTGCTTAGATGCCAGGAACGGACCTCATTGCTTCATCACTGGAAGCTCAATAAGGAGCAGATAGAATTGGTGGACAAAGCTGGTTTCGGTTGGTTTCGCCTAATAGGATCTATTAGCTTAAACAATTCACTTATCTCTGCCCTTGTCGAGAGATGGCGTAGAGAAACCAACACGTTTCACTTCCCTTGTGGCGAAATGACTATCACTCTCGATGAGGTGTCGTTGATCCTCGGTCTTGCTGTTGATGGCAAACCTGTCGTTGgtgttaaagaaaaagatgaggaCCCTTCTCAAGTATGCCTCAGGCTTTTGGGGAAACTACCAAAAAGTGAATTGAGTGGTAATCGAGTCACTGCGAAATGGTTGAAGGAGAATTTTGCAGAGTGTCCAAAGGGAGCTACAACGAAAGAGATTGAGTATCACAGTCGTGCTTTTCTTATATACCTTGTTGGGAGTACCATTTTTGCAACTACAGATCCCAGTAAGATCTCTGTTGATTACCTTATTCTCTTTGAGGATTTTGAGAAAGCTGGAGAATACGCTTGGGGTGCTGCAGCGCTTGCTTTCTTATATAGACAAATTGGTAATGCCTCTCAACGGTCTCAGAGTATCATTGGTGGCTGCTTGACACTCTTACAG TGTTGGAGTTACTTCCATCTTAATATTGATCGGCCAAAGAGAACCACCCGGCAATTTCCACTGGCACTTTTGTGGAAAGGAAGGCAACAGAGTCGATCGAAGAATGACTTGTTTAAGTATCGCAAGGCACTTGATGATCTGGATCCATCAAAT GTTAGTTGGTGCCCCTTTGAAGGAGATCTTGACATTGTGCCACAAAGTTTCAAAGATAATCTACTACTTGGAAGGTCCAGAACAAAGTTGATTGGTCCAAAAGTAGTAGAATGGCACTTCCCAGATCGATGCATGAAGCAGTTTGGTCTGTGCCAAGTAATCCCGGGAGAAGTTCCTCCCAGAAGAAACGAGAAACACCATGACGAAGACTTAGTGGAAGATATGAACACAGCAGACGAAGAATGGATGAGACGAAGGGAAAACATTGTGGAGAATGAAGGAGGAAACGGTGATGAAAGTGAATATATGCAGTGGTTCAATAGCATCACAGTCCCGAAGCTTCACAGAGATACAAGTCTCGAAGCTGATATAATGAATGTG CAAGCTGCTATACTACAATTTGACGAGGTGGCCTCAACGTTATCATTAGAGGATCTACATCCAGAGGAAAGAGAAGCAATCGAAGAAGCAGTGATGTGTATGTCCAATGCCTTGAGAGTAGGAGATTGGTACGAAGCGTCAACAACAAATAAACGCAAGCGGAGAgaggaacaacaacaaacgGATTGGAGCGAATGA